Proteins from one Gilliamella sp. ESL0443 genomic window:
- the ruvC gene encoding crossover junction endodeoxyribonuclease RuvC codes for MTIILGIDPGSRLTGYGVIRQTGRQLTYLGSGCIRTAVDDLPTRLKRVYAGVSEIILQFQPDMFAIEQVFMAHNADSALKLGQARGSAIVAAVNNDLPVFEYAARLVKQSVVGTGAADKKQVQHMVKLLLKLPASPQADAADALAIAITHAHMTQHLVKSHR; via the coding sequence ATGACTATCATTCTGGGGATTGACCCAGGTTCTCGTTTGACGGGTTACGGTGTAATTCGCCAAACGGGACGACAACTAACCTATCTTGGCAGTGGTTGTATCCGTACTGCAGTTGATGACTTACCAACGCGTTTAAAACGTGTCTACGCCGGAGTAAGCGAAATCATCCTCCAATTTCAACCTGACATGTTTGCTATTGAACAAGTGTTTATGGCTCATAATGCCGATTCTGCGCTAAAATTAGGTCAAGCACGAGGTTCTGCCATTGTTGCAGCGGTTAATAATGATTTACCCGTTTTTGAATATGCCGCACGATTAGTTAAGCAAAGCGTAGTTGGAACAGGAGCAGCGGATAAAAAGCAAGTACAGCACATGGTTAAGTTATTACTTAAATTACCGGCAAGCCCTCAAGCAGATGCCGCTGATGCGCTCGCAATCGCGATTACCCATGCGCATATGACCCAACACTTAGTTAAATCACATCGATAA
- a CDS encoding YebC/PmpR family DNA-binding transcriptional regulator: protein MAGHSKWANTKHRKAAQDAKRGKIFTKIIRELVTAAKLGGGDPASNPRLRAAMDKALSNNMTRDTMNRAIARGVGGEDDTNMETIIYEGYGPAGTAVMVECLSDNRNRTVSEVRHAFTKTGGNLGTDGSVSYLFTKKGVISYPTGTDEDQVMDAALEAGADDVVTYDDGAIDVFTTPESFGEVKDALDAAGLVAESAEVSMIPATKVDLDIDSAPKLLRLIDMLEDCDDVQEVYHNGEVSDEVAAAL from the coding sequence ATGGCAGGTCATAGTAAATGGGCCAATACCAAACATCGCAAAGCAGCTCAAGATGCTAAGCGCGGTAAAATCTTTACCAAAATTATTCGCGAACTTGTAACAGCAGCAAAACTTGGTGGTGGCGATCCAGCGTCTAACCCTCGTCTACGAGCTGCTATGGACAAAGCATTATCTAACAACATGACTCGAGATACCATGAACAGAGCAATTGCTCGTGGTGTTGGTGGTGAAGATGATACTAATATGGAAACTATCATCTATGAAGGTTATGGACCAGCAGGTACTGCAGTAATGGTAGAATGCTTAAGTGATAATCGAAACCGCACGGTATCAGAAGTTCGTCATGCTTTTACTAAAACTGGTGGAAACCTAGGTACTGATGGTTCTGTATCTTACTTATTCACCAAAAAAGGCGTTATCTCATATCCAACTGGAACTGACGAAGATCAAGTCATGGATGCTGCGCTTGAAGCTGGTGCTGATGATGTTGTGACGTATGACGATGGTGCTATTGATGTATTTACAACACCTGAATCATTCGGTGAAGTTAAAGATGCACTAGATGCAGCAGGCTTAGTCGCTGAATCCGCTGAAGTTTCAATGATTCCAGCCACTAAAGTTGACTTGGATATTGATTCTGCACCAAAACTACTACGTCTTATTGACATGCTTGAAGATTGTGATGATGTTCAAGAAGTTTATCATAACGGAGAAGTTTCAGACGAAGTTGCAGCAGCACTCTAA
- the fis gene encoding DNA-binding transcriptional regulator Fis, producing MSEQRVTAAALKFTTVNSQDQITQKPLRDSVKQALKNYLSQLNGEDPTDLYELVLAEVEHPFLDMVMQYTRGNQTRAANMLGINRGTLRKKLKQYGMS from the coding sequence ATGTCAGAACAACGCGTTACAGCTGCAGCACTTAAATTTACAACTGTAAACTCTCAAGACCAAATAACACAAAAGCCTTTACGAGATTCGGTAAAACAAGCTTTAAAAAACTATTTATCACAATTAAATGGTGAAGATCCTACTGATCTATACGAATTAGTGTTAGCTGAAGTTGAACACCCATTCCTTGATATGGTTATGCAATATACTCGTGGCAATCAAACTCGAGCAGCAAATATGCTTGGTATCAATCGTGGTACTTTACGCAAAAAATTAAAACAATATGGAATGAGTTAG